Proteins encoded in a region of the Salipiger sp. CCB-MM3 genome:
- a CDS encoding NADP-dependent oxidoreductase codes for MMNRRWVLNHYPQGAATEDVWRLEDAPIPELDPGQILAKTQWLSLDPYMRGRIAPGANYTAGVAPGGLMQGGGVGEVIASAHPGWKVGDMAESMGFGWQTHAVLSPDLPGAQATNRVPEGVPAQAALSWLGMPGLTAYVGLTEIGRPLPGETVVVSAASGAVGQLVGQIAKLMGARVVAIAGSEEKLNYCRELGFDVAISHRDPKLAEALSEACPEGVDVFWDNTGGTIHDIVLAQLATRARVVICGRIAVVDKPASEDIGLRASARLIVTRARVEGLVVFDWWHKRDEAFRHLRKWQAAGHIRYREDVLEGFERMPEAFLRMMSGANLGKQLVRV; via the coding sequence ATGATGAACCGCCGATGGGTGCTTAATCACTATCCGCAGGGCGCGGCGACCGAGGACGTCTGGCGGCTCGAAGACGCGCCGATCCCAGAGCTTGATCCGGGGCAAATTCTTGCGAAAACCCAGTGGCTTTCGCTTGATCCTTACATGCGCGGGCGGATCGCTCCGGGGGCCAATTACACCGCCGGTGTCGCGCCCGGAGGGCTGATGCAGGGCGGCGGTGTCGGTGAGGTGATCGCCTCGGCGCATCCGGGCTGGAAGGTCGGCGATATGGCCGAGAGCATGGGGTTTGGCTGGCAGACCCATGCGGTGCTGAGCCCGGATCTGCCGGGCGCTCAGGCCACGAACCGGGTGCCCGAGGGGGTTCCGGCCCAAGCCGCGCTGTCGTGGCTCGGGATGCCGGGGCTGACGGCTTATGTTGGGCTGACCGAGATCGGGCGGCCGCTGCCGGGCGAAACCGTGGTCGTCTCGGCAGCCTCGGGCGCTGTGGGCCAGTTGGTCGGCCAGATCGCAAAGCTGATGGGCGCGCGTGTCGTGGCGATCGCAGGCAGCGAAGAAAAGCTGAACTATTGCCGTGAGTTGGGCTTCGACGTTGCGATCTCGCACCGCGACCCAAAGCTCGCCGAGGCGCTGTCAGAGGCATGCCCAGAGGGCGTCGATGTTTTCTGGGACAACACCGGCGGCACCATTCATGACATCGTATTGGCGCAACTGGCGACGCGAGCGCGCGTGGTGATCTGCGGTCGCATCGCGGTGGTCGACAAGCCCGCCAGCGAGGACATCGGCCTGAGGGCCAGCGCGCGGCTGATCGTGACGCGCGCACGGGTCGAGGGCTTGGTGGTCTTCGACTGGTGGCACAAGCGCGACGAGGCGTTCCGGCATCTGCGCAAATGGCAGGCTGCGGGGCATATCCGCTACCGTGAGGACGTTTTGGAGGGGTTCGAACGCATGCCCGAAGCATTCCTGCGCATGATGAGCGGAGCCAATCTGGGCAAGCAACTGGTACGCGTCTGA
- the phoB gene encoding phosphate regulon transcriptional regulator PhoB, which produces MAADQPTVLVVEDEAAQREVLRYNLEAEGFRVAAAGNGEEALVLLDEENPDVVVLDWMLPNLSGIEVCRQIKTRTETRSLPVIMLSARSEEVDRIRGLDTGADDYVVKPYSLRELMARVKAQLRRARPSAAGLRLEFEDIVLDAETHRVMRGGQELKLGPTEFRLLSTFMEKPGRVWSREQLLDRVWGRDIYVDTRTVDVHIGRLRKALGAHGGEDPLRTVRGAGYALG; this is translated from the coding sequence ATGGCCGCTGATCAACCCACGGTTCTGGTGGTCGAGGATGAGGCCGCGCAGCGCGAGGTGCTGCGCTACAACCTCGAGGCCGAGGGCTTCCGCGTCGCTGCCGCTGGCAATGGCGAAGAGGCGCTGGTGCTGCTCGACGAAGAGAACCCGGATGTGGTGGTGCTCGACTGGATGCTGCCCAATCTCTCGGGGATCGAGGTCTGCCGCCAGATCAAGACCCGCACCGAGACCCGCAGCCTGCCGGTGATCATGCTCTCGGCGCGCTCCGAAGAGGTCGATCGCATTCGCGGCCTCGACACCGGCGCCGACGACTATGTGGTGAAACCCTACAGCCTGCGCGAGCTGATGGCGCGGGTGAAGGCGCAGCTGCGCCGCGCGCGGCCCTCGGCGGCCGGTCTGCGGCTGGAGTTCGAGGACATCGTGCTCGACGCCGAAACCCACCGCGTGATGCGCGGCGGGCAGGAACTGAAGCTCGGGCCGACCGAGTTCCGCCTGCTCTCCACCTTCATGGAAAAGCCCGGCCGCGTCTGGTCGCGTGAGCAGCTGCTCGACCGGGTCTGGGGCCGCGACATCTATGTGGACACGCGCACCGTCGACGTCCACATCGGCCGTCTGCGCAAGGCGCTTGGTGCCCATGGCGGAGAGGATCCGCTGCGCACCGTGCGCGGCGCCGGCTACGCGCTCGGCTGA
- a CDS encoding MarR family winged helix-turn-helix transcriptional regulator translates to MSDTSDTRQSTRLLEALLAATREIRTHYDASAQDLGLTFSRARVVSELARHEGATQAELACVLRIEAPALKRQIDALEAQGFIERRALDGDARKRALHLTDKARSSRITCFLGRVRADLLDGISPEDQDLACEVLERIALNATKLTSE, encoded by the coding sequence ATGTCCGACACCTCCGACACCCGCCAGTCTACACGCCTCCTCGAAGCTCTGCTCGCCGCCACGCGCGAGATCCGCACGCACTATGATGCCAGCGCGCAGGACCTCGGGCTGACGTTCTCGCGGGCGCGGGTAGTCTCGGAGCTGGCACGGCACGAGGGCGCGACGCAGGCGGAACTGGCCTGCGTGCTGCGCATCGAGGCCCCAGCACTCAAGCGCCAGATCGACGCACTGGAGGCGCAGGGCTTCATCGAGCGCCGGGCGCTCGACGGGGACGCCCGCAAACGCGCGCTGCATCTGACCGATAAGGCCAGATCGAGCCGCATCACCTGTTTTCTCGGGCGCGTGCGCGCCGATCTTCTCGACGGGATCTCACCCGAAGATCAGGACCTCGCCTGCGAAGTGCTGGAACGCATCGCGCTCAACGCAACCAAGCTGACTTCCGAATGA
- a CDS encoding DedA family protein, whose amino-acid sequence MSDVTGSLSDTILALLPELGLPVLGGTIMLASLGLPMAPGSLMVLVAGTLAAAGELPIVATALTALCAALLGDQLGYWLGRLLGTRLLGGRLAARQGPTLERALALLSERGAMAVFLTRWLIAPLGPAMNLVTGAGGLPWLRFALADLAGELVWVSAYMGLGAAFAPFIPQIAQLSSDVTTLLAALAVALAAGLLLRRHRHHRHDRPR is encoded by the coding sequence ATGAGCGATGTCACGGGCAGCCTTAGCGATACGATCCTCGCGCTGCTGCCCGAGCTGGGCCTGCCGGTGCTTGGCGGAACCATCATGCTGGCCTCGCTCGGACTGCCGATGGCGCCGGGCTCGCTGATGGTTCTCGTCGCGGGCACGCTGGCGGCCGCTGGTGAGCTGCCCATTGTCGCCACCGCGCTCACCGCGCTCTGCGCGGCTTTGCTTGGCGATCAGCTGGGATATTGGCTTGGGCGTCTGCTGGGCACGCGGCTTCTTGGCGGTCGGCTGGCCGCGCGCCAAGGACCGACGCTGGAGCGCGCGCTGGCGCTGCTGTCCGAACGCGGCGCCATGGCGGTGTTTCTGACGCGCTGGCTGATCGCGCCGCTTGGTCCGGCGATGAACCTCGTGACTGGCGCTGGCGGCTTGCCATGGCTGCGCTTCGCGCTGGCCGATCTCGCCGGAGAACTGGTCTGGGTCAGCGCCTACATGGGCCTCGGCGCGGCCTTCGCGCCGTTCATCCCGCAGATCGCCCAGCTGTCGAGCGATGTCACCACGCTGCTCGCCGCGCTCGCCGTCGCGCTGGCCGCCGGACTGCTGCTGCGCCGCCACCGGCATCATCGGCACGACAGACCCCGCTAG
- a CDS encoding LuxR family transcriptional regulator, giving the protein MTPDDRAHLLALTNASSIETAWSMHVAKMAGYGFDRLLYGFTRYRTPTSLGDPNDFLVLTNHRPDYTREFIGNGLYRHSPMVRWALENEGPRSWSRTAAALARGELSEDARRVVAFNASKQVTAGYTIGFKSLSHRAKGAIALTARPGMTQEEVERIWSAHGETILLCNNVLHLRVLTLPYIPPDQTLTPRQREALEWVGDGKTTQDIAQIMGLTQATVEKHLRRARDTLNVETSAQAVAKATFLNQMFILDI; this is encoded by the coding sequence ATGACCCCGGACGATCGGGCCCATCTTCTGGCACTTACCAATGCCTCCAGCATCGAGACCGCATGGTCCATGCATGTGGCGAAAATGGCCGGATATGGGTTCGATCGTCTACTCTACGGGTTCACCCGCTATCGCACGCCGACCTCGCTGGGCGATCCCAATGATTTCCTTGTCCTGACCAACCACCGGCCCGATTACACGCGCGAGTTCATCGGCAACGGGCTCTATCGCCATTCTCCCATGGTCCGCTGGGCGCTGGAGAACGAAGGCCCGCGCTCTTGGAGCCGCACAGCCGCTGCGCTCGCGCGTGGCGAGCTGTCGGAAGATGCGCGGCGGGTCGTGGCGTTCAACGCGTCCAAACAGGTCACCGCGGGCTACACCATTGGTTTCAAATCACTTTCGCATCGGGCCAAGGGCGCTATCGCGCTGACCGCGCGGCCCGGCATGACGCAGGAAGAGGTCGAGCGGATCTGGTCTGCCCATGGCGAGACCATTTTGTTGTGCAACAATGTACTTCACCTGCGCGTGCTCACCCTGCCCTACATCCCGCCCGATCAGACTTTGACGCCGCGCCAGCGCGAGGCACTGGAATGGGTCGGCGACGGCAAAACCACTCAGGACATTGCACAGATCATGGGGCTGACGCAGGCGACTGTGGAAAAGCACTTGCGTCGCGCAAGAGACACACTGAACGTGGAAACCAGCGCACAAGCTGTCGCTAAGGCGACATTTCTCAACCAAATGTTCATTTTGGATATATAA
- a CDS encoding pseudouridine-5'-phosphate glycosidase — protein sequence MSLVHLSAPVADALENGAPVVALESTIITHGMPWPQNLEMARKVEQTIRDGGATPATIAVLDGKLCVGLDDAQLEKLAQTKHAAKLSRADMAVCMARGGTGATTVAATMIAARLAGIEVFATGGIGGVHRGAEQSFDISADLQELAQTPVTVIAAGAKAILDLSKTLEVLETLGVPVIAFGQDQLPAFWSREAGLAAPLRLDTPKQIAEAQRMRAALGLPGGQLVANPIPPAAEIPRDTMMPIIQRAMEDATTHGIHGKAVTPYLLQRIFELTEGRSLESNIELVLNNAKLGAAIASELSALPRS from the coding sequence ATGAGCCTCGTGCATCTGTCCGCCCCCGTTGCCGACGCGCTGGAAAACGGCGCGCCCGTGGTGGCGCTGGAATCCACCATCATCACCCACGGTATGCCTTGGCCGCAGAACCTCGAGATGGCGCGCAAGGTCGAGCAGACCATCCGCGACGGCGGCGCTACCCCGGCGACCATCGCGGTGCTCGACGGCAAGCTCTGCGTCGGGCTTGACGATGCGCAGCTTGAGAAGCTGGCGCAGACCAAACACGCGGCGAAACTCTCGCGCGCCGATATGGCGGTCTGCATGGCGCGCGGCGGCACTGGGGCCACCACCGTCGCGGCGACGATGATCGCGGCGCGGCTCGCAGGGATCGAGGTTTTTGCCACCGGCGGCATCGGCGGCGTGCATCGCGGTGCCGAGCAGAGTTTTGATATCTCGGCCGACCTGCAGGAACTGGCGCAGACCCCGGTGACCGTGATCGCGGCGGGCGCAAAGGCGATCCTCGACCTTTCGAAGACGTTGGAAGTGCTTGAAACCCTTGGTGTTCCGGTGATCGCCTTTGGTCAGGACCAGCTGCCCGCCTTCTGGTCGCGTGAGGCCGGTCTGGCGGCGCCGCTGCGGCTCGATACCCCCAAGCAGATCGCCGAGGCGCAGCGGATGCGCGCGGCCTTGGGGCTTCCGGGTGGTCAGCTTGTCGCCAACCCGATCCCGCCCGCGGCGGAAATCCCACGCGACACCATGATGCCGATCATCCAGCGCGCCATGGAAGACGCCACAACGCACGGCATCCACGGCAAAGCTGTGACGCCCTATCTGCTGCAGCGCATCTTCGAGCTGACCGAGGGCCGCTCGCTGGAGAGCAACATCGAACTGGTGCTCAACAACGCCAAGCTGGGCGCTGCGATCGCTTCGGAACTGAGCGCCCTGCCCCGAAGCTGA
- the tsf gene encoding translation elongation factor Ts: MAITAAQVKELREMTGAGMMDAKKALTETDGDMEAAVDWLRTKGLAKAAKKSGRTAAEGLVAVEVEGGVGVAVEVNAETDFVAKNAEFQGMVRDIAGAALKVDSVEALADAEIEGKKVSELVTDKIAKIGENMTLRRMAKIEGEVVATYVHNAAAPGLGQIGVLVAMTGGSEEFGKQVAMHIAAANPASLNEAELDPAVVEKERQVQIDIAKESGKPDAVIEKMIVGRMKKFLAEVTLLGQQFVVNPDLTVEQAAKEAGAEITGFIRLQVGEGIEKVEEDFAAEVAKAAQG, from the coding sequence ATGGCGATCACTGCTGCACAGGTTAAAGAACTGCGCGAGATGACCGGCGCAGGCATGATGGATGCCAAAAAAGCGCTGACCGAGACCGATGGCGACATGGAAGCCGCGGTTGACTGGCTGCGCACCAAGGGCCTCGCGAAAGCTGCGAAGAAATCCGGCCGCACCGCCGCAGAAGGCCTCGTGGCCGTTGAGGTCGAAGGTGGCGTGGGTGTTGCCGTCGAGGTGAACGCCGAGACCGACTTCGTTGCCAAGAACGCCGAATTCCAGGGCATGGTCCGCGACATCGCTGGCGCCGCTCTGAAAGTGGACAGCGTGGAAGCGCTGGCCGACGCAGAGATCGAAGGCAAGAAAGTCTCCGAGCTGGTCACCGACAAGATCGCCAAGATCGGCGAGAACATGACCCTGCGCCGGATGGCGAAAATCGAAGGCGAAGTCGTCGCCACCTACGTGCACAACGCAGCAGCGCCCGGCCTCGGCCAGATCGGCGTGCTGGTTGCCATGACCGGCGGCAGCGAAGAGTTCGGCAAGCAGGTCGCGATGCACATCGCAGCTGCCAACCCGGCCTCGCTGAACGAAGCTGAGCTGGACCCGGCGGTTGTCGAGAAAGAGCGTCAGGTTCAGATCGACATCGCCAAGGAATCCGGCAAGCCGGACGCCGTGATCGAGAAGATGATCGTCGGCCGCATGAAGAAGTTCCTCGCCGAAGTGACCCTGCTGGGTCAGCAGTTCGTGGTGAACCCCGATCTGACCGTCGAGCAGGCGGCGAAAGAAGCTGGTGCCGAGATCACCGGTTTCATCCGTCTGCAGGTCGGCGAAGGCATCGAGAAAGTCGAAGAAGACTTCGCGGCAGAAGTGGCCAAAGCCGCTCAGGGCTAA
- the rpsB gene encoding 30S ribosomal protein S2, with protein sequence MALPEFTMRQLLEAGVHFGHQTQRWNPRMGEFIYGARNGIHIMDLTQTVPMLDAALNAIRETVAKGGSVLFVGTKRQAAGPIAEAAEKCAQFYMNHRWLGGTLTNWQTVSQSIQRLKTIDERMETGAEGLTKKERLGMERDQAKLQASLGGIREMGGLPDMLFVIDVKKEALAVAEANKLGIPVVAIVDTNCSPEGVDYIIPGNDDAARAISLYCDLVSRAALDGMTGQMEAAGVDLGALEDAPAEELLADANAGK encoded by the coding sequence ATGGCTCTCCCCGAGTTCACCATGCGCCAGCTGCTTGAAGCAGGCGTGCACTTCGGCCACCAGACGCAGCGTTGGAACCCCCGCATGGGCGAGTTCATCTACGGCGCGCGCAACGGCATCCACATCATGGACCTGACGCAGACCGTCCCGATGCTGGACGCTGCGCTGAACGCGATCCGCGAAACCGTCGCCAAAGGCGGCTCGGTGCTCTTCGTCGGCACCAAGCGTCAGGCAGCTGGCCCGATCGCCGAAGCCGCAGAAAAATGCGCACAGTTCTACATGAACCACCGCTGGCTGGGCGGCACGCTCACCAACTGGCAGACCGTTTCGCAGTCGATCCAGCGTCTGAAGACCATCGACGAGCGCATGGAAACCGGCGCAGAAGGCCTCACCAAGAAAGAGCGCCTCGGCATGGAGCGTGACCAGGCGAAGCTTCAGGCATCGCTCGGCGGCATCCGCGAAATGGGCGGCCTGCCCGACATGCTCTTCGTCATCGACGTGAAAAAAGAAGCGCTGGCCGTGGCCGAAGCCAACAAGCTGGGCATCCCGGTTGTCGCCATCGTCGACACCAACTGCTCGCCCGAAGGCGTGGACTACATCATCCCCGGCAACGATGACGCGGCACGCGCCATCTCGCTCTACTGCGACCTCGTTTCGCGCGCAGCCCTGGACGGCATGACCGGCCAGATGGAAGCGGCAGGCGTTGACCTCGGCGCTCTGGAAGACGCACCGGCAGAAGAGCTGCTCGCCGACGCGAACGCAGGCAAGTAA
- a CDS encoding MFS transporter, translated as MTDQTTEHQKPERAGEPPSDTPTPAAAEPAAPPPPAPGMPLRRALPYIGASLTIGVTQGLGQGFISTNLPQIAGDLGITTAQASWLMAAYMIPRASLTIMLIKLRTQYGLRRFAEIGIAVYVVVAFISLWITDLRSAVVIEFLSGIAAAPLSTLAFLYILEPLAQQWKLRLGLPIALMLLTSGPTLARVVSPWLIGDGGLAGIHFTTLGLSMVCLMLVYLLPMGPMPRSKVIQRADFLSFGLIAIGLGGLVTGFIMGPIHWWTALPWLGWLLAASVLCLTLAVILELHRDAPLIDIRWLLTPAMLHLAFTLFLFRLLLSEQSTGAPALFQVLGLGSAQMTGLFTMILAGTAMGALACVGWMKPGREPAYHFVSLALIAFGAWMDSASTLQTRPEQMYVSQTLIAFASMLFMAPAMMKGLIAALSKGPMYLLSFVIVFLVTQSVGGILGSGIFRSLINERQAFHLQVLREELTSADPMTAQSIAASMQQLAPQIADSAQLKAQAVSQLASTASSQAYVMAYNDGYFMISLVALASLVALVLHIFRDWLAARLARSDAEQNTQPEPQPS; from the coding sequence ATGACCGACCAGACCACAGAACACCAGAAGCCGGAGCGCGCGGGAGAACCCCCGTCCGACACGCCGACACCGGCCGCAGCAGAACCGGCCGCACCGCCGCCGCCCGCGCCGGGCATGCCCCTGCGCCGCGCGCTGCCCTATATCGGCGCTTCGCTCACCATCGGTGTGACGCAGGGGCTGGGACAGGGGTTCATCTCGACCAACCTGCCGCAGATCGCCGGCGATCTGGGGATCACCACGGCGCAGGCCAGCTGGCTCATGGCCGCCTATATGATCCCCCGCGCCTCGCTGACCATCATGCTGATCAAGCTGCGCACCCAATACGGGCTGCGGCGCTTCGCCGAGATCGGCATCGCGGTCTATGTGGTGGTGGCCTTCATCTCGCTATGGATCACCGATCTGCGCTCGGCGGTGGTGATCGAGTTCCTCTCCGGCATCGCCGCCGCACCGCTCTCGACGCTGGCCTTCCTCTATATCCTCGAGCCGCTGGCGCAGCAGTGGAAGCTGCGCCTCGGGTTGCCGATCGCGCTGATGCTGCTGACCTCCGGGCCGACGCTGGCGCGGGTGGTCTCGCCGTGGCTTATTGGCGATGGCGGGCTGGCGGGGATCCATTTCACCACGCTGGGCCTGTCGATGGTCTGTCTGATGCTGGTCTACCTGCTGCCGATGGGACCGATGCCGCGCAGCAAGGTGATCCAGCGCGCCGATTTCCTCAGCTTCGGGCTGATCGCGATCGGGCTCGGCGGGCTGGTCACCGGCTTCATCATGGGGCCGATCCACTGGTGGACCGCCCTGCCCTGGCTCGGCTGGCTGCTGGCGGCCTCTGTGCTGTGCCTGACGCTGGCGGTGATCCTCGAATTGCACCGCGACGCGCCGCTGATCGACATCCGCTGGCTGCTGACCCCGGCGATGCTGCACCTTGCCTTCACGCTGTTCCTGTTCCGCCTGCTGCTGTCAGAGCAGAGCACCGGCGCGCCGGCGCTGTTTCAGGTGCTGGGGCTGGGCAGCGCGCAGATGACCGGGCTGTTCACCATGATCCTTGCGGGCACTGCCATGGGCGCGCTGGCCTGCGTGGGGTGGATGAAGCCCGGACGCGAGCCTGCCTATCACTTCGTCTCGCTGGCGCTCATCGCGTTTGGCGCGTGGATGGACAGCGCTTCGACGCTGCAGACCCGGCCCGAGCAGATGTATGTGAGCCAGACGCTGATCGCCTTCGCCTCGATGCTCTTCATGGCGCCTGCGATGATGAAGGGGCTGATCGCCGCGCTGAGCAAGGGGCCGATGTATCTGCTTTCTTTCGTCATCGTCTTTCTGGTCACCCAGAGCGTTGGCGGCATCCTCGGCTCGGGCATCTTCCGTTCCTTGATCAATGAGCGGCAGGCCTTCCATCTGCAGGTGCTGCGCGAGGAACTGACCAGCGCCGATCCGATGACCGCGCAGAGCATCGCCGCCAGCATGCAGCAGCTTGCGCCGCAGATCGCCGACAGCGCGCAACTCAAGGCGCAGGCGGTGTCGCAACTGGCCAGCACCGCCTCGAGCCAAGCCTATGTGATGGCCTATAACGACGGCTATTTCATGATCTCTCTCGTGGCGCTGGCGTCGCTGGTCGCGCTGGTGCTGCACATCTTCCGCGACTGGCTGGCCGCGCGCCTTGCTCGCTCCGACGCAGAGCAAAACACCCAGCCAGAGCCGCAACCCTCCTGA
- the aroQ gene encoding type II 3-dehydroquinate dehydratase — MHSLLILNGPNLNLLGQRQPEVYGRTTLADVEAMCRAHAEKIGVTLDFAQSNHEGALIDAIHAARGTKDGIILNAGAYTHTSVALMDAISSAEVPTIELHLSNVHARESFRHTSYIAKVALGVICGFGARGYTLAMDALVSHLE; from the coding sequence ATGCACTCGCTGCTCATTCTGAACGGCCCGAACCTCAACCTGCTTGGCCAGCGCCAGCCCGAAGTCTATGGCCGCACCACGCTGGCCGACGTCGAGGCCATGTGCCGTGCCCATGCCGAAAAAATCGGTGTCACTCTCGATTTCGCACAGAGCAACCACGAAGGCGCGCTGATCGACGCGATCCATGCCGCGCGCGGCACCAAAGATGGTATCATCCTCAACGCCGGCGCTTACACGCATACTTCGGTCGCTCTGATGGATGCGATCAGCTCGGCAGAAGTTCCGACGATTGAATTGCACCTGTCGAATGTTCACGCCCGCGAAAGCTTTCGCCACACCAGCTATATCGCCAAGGTCGCGCTTGGCGTGATCTGCGGCTTCGGCGCGCGCGGCTACACGCTGGCCATGGATGCGCTGGTGTCCCACTTGGAGTGA
- a CDS encoding PfkB family carbohydrate kinase → MNSAPDILCIGSVLWDVIGRSASHMRQGSDVPGRITRLPGGVAMNIAMTLTRFGLKPGLLSAVGQDPNGHELVDACERLGCITEFLYRSEDLPTDIYMAVEGANGLIAAIADAHSLEQAGARILAPLIDGPLGQADAPWSGPVALDGNLTEALLEEIVRLPAFRAADLRIAPASPGKAERLTPFLRAGRGVLYVNLEEAGLLCMQSFDDAKTAAAALIERGAARALVTDGGKPAADATAEGVVSECPPEVLVTRVTGAGDTFMAAHIAAELRGADRATALHEALEAAATYVSGDIAS, encoded by the coding sequence ATGAACAGCGCCCCCGATATCCTTTGCATCGGCTCCGTCCTGTGGGATGTGATTGGCCGATCCGCCAGCCATATGCGTCAGGGCTCGGATGTGCCCGGCCGTATCACCCGCCTGCCCGGCGGCGTCGCGATGAACATCGCGATGACCCTGACGCGCTTTGGTCTGAAGCCCGGACTGCTCAGCGCGGTTGGTCAGGACCCCAACGGCCACGAGCTTGTCGATGCCTGTGAGCGGCTTGGGTGTATCACGGAATTTCTTTATCGTTCCGAAGATTTGCCGACCGACATTTACATGGCGGTTGAAGGTGCGAACGGGCTGATCGCAGCGATTGCCGACGCGCATTCTCTGGAACAGGCCGGTGCCCGTATCCTTGCGCCGCTGATCGACGGCCCGCTTGGCCAGGCCGATGCGCCATGGAGCGGGCCGGTCGCGCTCGACGGCAATCTCACCGAGGCGCTGCTGGAGGAAATCGTCCGCTTGCCCGCCTTCCGCGCCGCCGACCTGCGCATCGCCCCGGCGAGCCCCGGCAAGGCCGAGCGTCTGACGCCCTTCCTGCGCGCGGGACGCGGTGTGCTTTATGTGAACCTCGAAGAAGCCGGCCTTCTTTGCATGCAGAGCTTTGACGATGCCAAAACCGCGGCGGCTGCGCTGATCGAGCGCGGCGCGGCGCGCGCGCTGGTCACCGATGGCGGCAAGCCCGCCGCCGATGCAACCGCCGAGGGCGTCGTGTCCGAATGCCCGCCCGAGGTGCTGGTGACCCGTGTCACCGGCGCGGGTGACACTTTCATGGCGGCGCATATCGCCGCCGAACTGCGCGGCGCTGACCGTGCCACCGCGCTGCATGAAGCGCTGGAGGCCGCCGCAACCTACGTATCCGGAGATATCGCTTCATGA
- a CDS encoding HlyD family secretion protein, whose amino-acid sequence MKKFLSLPTLIASAIGIAGVLLLLFAWHLPPFAAAHPSTENAYLRGKVTQIAPQLSGYLSEVDVSDFQTVKQGDLIARIDPSSYRQKLSQAQATLASAKAAVDVAKQSVSSAVASEHSAEAALASAQSTLETAQTDAERMDKLRERGVTSQSSADQTDLALRQAQASVRQAEAQLQVQREATASAKLQIAARNADVESAEAAVELAQIDLDHTEIRAPADGRLGQVSAHVGQYATAGTTLVSHVGIDLWVIANFKETALHGLQAGQPVRFTVDALGGRAFDGHVQGFSPAAASEFSLLSGSNATGNFTKIAQRLPVRISIDDGQDAQALRPGFSVVVDVDTAGAAG is encoded by the coding sequence ATGAAGAAATTCCTCTCCCTCCCAACCCTTATCGCCTCGGCGATCGGCATCGCCGGTGTGCTGCTGCTGCTGTTTGCATGGCACCTGCCGCCCTTCGCCGCCGCCCATCCCTCGACCGAAAACGCCTATCTGCGCGGCAAGGTCACGCAGATCGCGCCGCAGCTCTCGGGCTATCTGTCCGAGGTCGACGTGAGCGACTTCCAGACCGTCAAGCAAGGCGATTTGATCGCGCGCATTGACCCGTCGAGCTATCGCCAGAAACTCTCGCAGGCGCAGGCAACGCTGGCCTCTGCCAAGGCCGCCGTCGATGTGGCGAAACAGAGCGTCAGCTCGGCGGTGGCCAGCGAGCATTCGGCAGAGGCCGCGCTCGCCTCGGCGCAATCGACGCTGGAGACCGCGCAGACCGACGCCGAGCGGATGGACAAGCTGCGCGAGCGCGGCGTGACGTCCCAATCCAGCGCCGATCAGACCGATCTTGCGCTGCGGCAGGCGCAGGCCTCTGTGCGGCAGGCCGAAGCGCAGCTTCAGGTCCAGCGCGAGGCGACCGCGAGCGCAAAGCTGCAGATCGCCGCGCGCAACGCGGATGTGGAAAGCGCCGAGGCGGCGGTGGAATTGGCGCAGATCGACCTCGACCACACCGAAATCCGCGCCCCGGCGGATGGCCGCCTCGGTCAGGTCTCGGCGCATGTGGGGCAATATGCGACGGCGGGCACCACGCTGGTGAGCCATGTGGGCATCGATCTGTGGGTGATCGCCAACTTCAAGGAAACCGCGCTGCACGGGCTGCAGGCGGGACAGCCCGTGCGCTTTACCGTGGACGCGCTTGGCGGGCGCGCCTTTGACGGCCATGTGCAGGGCTTCTCGCCCGCCGCCGCCTCGGAATTCAGCCTGCTGTCGGGGTCCAACGCCACGGGCAATTTCACCAAAATCGCGCAGCGGCTGCCGGTGCGGATTTCGATCGACGATGGACAGGATGCGCAGGCGCTGCGGCCCGGCTTTTCGGTTGTGGTGGATGTGGATACCGCGGGGGCGGCGGGCTGA